One stretch of Cedecea neteri DNA includes these proteins:
- the ihfA gene encoding integration host factor subunit alpha: protein MALTKAEMSEYLFDKLGLSKRDAKELVELFFEEIRRALENGEQVKLSGFGNFDLRDKNQRPGRNPKTGEDIPITARRVVTFRPGQKLKSRVESASPKDE from the coding sequence ATGGCGCTTACAAAAGCTGAAATGTCAGAATATCTGTTTGATAAGCTTGGGCTTAGCAAACGAGATGCCAAAGAGCTGGTAGAGCTGTTTTTCGAAGAGATCCGTCGCGCTCTGGAAAACGGTGAGCAGGTTAAACTCTCGGGCTTTGGTAATTTTGACTTACGCGATAAAAACCAACGTCCCGGGCGCAACCCGAAGACCGGTGAAGATATTCCCATCACGGCACGCCGTGTGGTGACCTTCCGACCTGGTCAGAAACTAAAGAGTCGGGTTGAAAGCGCGTCGCCAAAAGACGAGTAA
- the btuC gene encoding vitamin B12 ABC transporter permease BtuC, which produces MLSFVTRQRRFERRWLIALSFSAGVMLALSLCAGDVWFSPLSWWSDEARLFIWQIRLPRTLAVLLVGAALAVTGTIMQSLFENPLAEPGLLGVSNGAGVALVIALLLGQGSLPGWVLGLCAILGALTITLILLRFSRRHLSTSRLLLAGVALGIICSALMTWAVYFSSSLDLRQLMYWMMGGFGGVDWRQGWLMVTLLPVVVWLCRQHAPLNLMALGENSACQLGLPVWLWRNILVVATGWLVGVSVALAGAIGFVGLVIPHMLRLTGLTDHRVLLPASALAGAAVLTGADVVARLALSSAELPIGVVTATLGAPVFIWLLLKAGR; this is translated from the coding sequence ATGCTGAGTTTTGTAACCAGACAACGCCGGTTTGAGCGCCGCTGGCTGATAGCGCTGTCGTTTTCGGCGGGGGTTATGCTGGCGTTAAGCCTGTGTGCGGGCGACGTCTGGTTTTCGCCGCTCTCGTGGTGGAGCGATGAGGCAAGGCTCTTCATCTGGCAAATCCGACTGCCGCGTACGCTTGCCGTGCTGCTGGTAGGAGCCGCGCTGGCGGTTACCGGCACCATTATGCAATCCCTGTTTGAAAACCCTCTGGCTGAACCCGGCCTGCTTGGCGTCTCCAACGGCGCGGGCGTGGCGCTGGTTATTGCCTTGTTGCTCGGGCAGGGCTCGCTACCAGGCTGGGTGCTCGGGCTGTGCGCCATCCTCGGGGCCTTAACGATCACTCTTATTCTGTTACGTTTTTCCCGTCGTCATCTTTCCACCAGTCGTCTATTACTTGCAGGAGTCGCGCTCGGTATTATCTGTAGCGCGCTGATGACCTGGGCGGTCTACTTCAGCTCAAGCCTGGATTTACGTCAGCTCATGTACTGGATGATGGGCGGGTTTGGCGGCGTGGACTGGCGGCAGGGCTGGCTGATGGTGACGCTGTTGCCGGTGGTGGTCTGGCTATGCCGTCAGCATGCCCCGCTTAACCTGATGGCGCTGGGCGAAAACTCTGCTTGTCAGCTGGGGCTGCCCGTCTGGCTTTGGCGCAACATTCTGGTTGTCGCCACCGGCTGGCTGGTAGGCGTCAGCGTGGCGCTTGCCGGCGCTATCGGATTTGTTGGCCTGGTTATCCCGCACATGCTGCGGCTCACAGGGTTAACCGATCATCGCGTTTTACTGCCGGCCAGTGCGCTGGCCGGGGCGGCAGTATTAACCGGGGCAGATGTTGTGGCGAGGCTCGCATTAAGCTCTGCCGAGCTGCCGATTGGCGTAGTGACCGCTACGCTCGGCGCGCCGGTGTTTATCTGGCTATTATTGAAAGCCGGACGTTAA
- a CDS encoding helix-turn-helix domain-containing GNAT family N-acetyltransferase codes for MPDNNIIEAIRASSRQVVRELGFLNSTLAATNYSASAVHALLEIDTRKAVTAADLVQVLGLEKSSVSRMLGKLRQAGELYETISDEDARARQLQLTEQGTQTVREIHRYGRMRVEKALEHLNSGQQRSVADGLLNYAQALKACRGELSGDRTAEKTFEILTGYRPGVIGRVAEMHANYYSKHYNFGHFFEGKVASELAEFSGRLEQPCNRLWVVCRRGKIVGSVSIDGEDLGHNEAHLRWFILDDDCRGSGIGRTLLSEAMRFCDEYGFSAVQLWTVSGLNAARHLYESMGFELTREWQGEQWGSSMLEQQFTRKTLIAR; via the coding sequence ATGCCAGACAACAATATCATCGAAGCGATACGAGCCTCTTCGCGGCAGGTTGTGCGCGAGCTTGGTTTCCTGAATTCAACCCTGGCCGCAACGAATTACTCCGCTTCGGCGGTGCATGCTTTACTGGAGATTGATACCCGGAAGGCGGTTACGGCGGCCGATCTGGTTCAGGTCCTTGGGCTTGAAAAATCGAGCGTTAGCCGCATGCTGGGCAAACTGCGCCAGGCAGGGGAGCTGTATGAAACAATTTCTGATGAAGATGCCAGAGCCCGGCAGCTTCAGCTCACGGAGCAGGGCACACAAACCGTCCGGGAGATTCACCGGTACGGGAGAATGCGCGTAGAGAAAGCGCTTGAGCATCTGAATTCCGGGCAGCAAAGGTCTGTGGCCGATGGCTTGCTTAACTATGCCCAGGCACTTAAAGCCTGTCGTGGTGAGCTTTCAGGCGATCGGACAGCAGAAAAGACGTTTGAAATCCTGACGGGCTATCGACCGGGCGTTATCGGCCGGGTAGCGGAAATGCACGCCAACTACTACTCGAAACACTATAACTTTGGCCATTTCTTCGAAGGTAAAGTCGCTTCAGAGCTGGCGGAGTTCAGCGGCCGTCTTGAGCAGCCATGCAATCGCCTCTGGGTTGTCTGTCGCAGGGGGAAAATCGTGGGTTCCGTATCCATTGACGGAGAGGATCTCGGCCACAACGAAGCCCATCTACGCTGGTTTATTCTGGATGACGACTGCCGCGGCAGCGGTATTGGGAGAACGCTGCTGAGCGAGGCTATGCGCTTTTGCGATGAGTATGGTTTCTCTGCCGTGCAGCTGTGGACCGTTAGCGGGCTGAATGCTGCCCGCCATCTTTATGAATCGATGGGGTTTGAGTTAACCCGGGAATGGCAGGGCGAGCAATGGGGAAGCTCAATGCTGGAGCAGCAGTTCACGCGAAAAACCCTCATTGCCAGATAA